In the Quercus lobata isolate SW786 chromosome 5, ValleyOak3.0 Primary Assembly, whole genome shotgun sequence genome, one interval contains:
- the LOC115992602 gene encoding fasciclin-like arabinogalactan protein 12, whose product MAKQALFSLSLLLVLLFHSTTTLGQPAPAPKLPAVAPAGPAPPGPPDVTKILQKIGGFTILIRLLKSTGVSDQLRGQLNDSNIRFTLFAANDNAFASLKAGTLNSLNNEEKVRLVQFHILPTYYTLQNFQTVSNPLRTQAGDNKPGDYPLNVTSMGNQVNISTGLVNATVSGTLYSNFQLAIYQVDKVLLPLDLFVSKVPSPAPALAPAPAIIKPKPKKTPIAASPKTSTTTTATPTVVVNSGAESLATHGILVPIGVAVFIAALFL is encoded by the coding sequence ATGGCCAAACAAGCTCTCTTCTCACTCTCACTTCTACTTGTTTTACTCTTCCACTCTACCACCACTTTAGGCCAGCCAGCTCCGGCCCCAAAGCTGCCTGCTGTGGCTCCGGCTGGACCGGCTCCACCCGGGCCCCCTGATGTCACTAAAATCCTTCAAAAGATTGGTGGGTTCACCATTCTAATCCGCCTCTTAAAGAGCACTGGAGTGTCTGATCAACTCAGAGGGCAGCTCAACGATTCAAACATTCGTTTCACCCTTTTTGCTGCAAACGATAACGCATTTGCCAGCCTTAAAGCTGGCACTCTAAACTCTCTCAATAACGAAGAAAAGGTCCGACTTGTACAGTTTCATATCTTGCCCACTTATTATACTTTGCAAAACTTCCAAACTGTGAGCAACCCATTGCGAACACAAGCAGGAGATAACAAACCCGGTGATTACCCACTTAATGTGACCagtatgggaaaccaagtaaacaTTTCGACTGGCCTTGTAAATGCCACAGTGAGTGGTACTCTATATTCGAATTTTCAGCTTGCTATTTATCAAGTAGACAAAGTGCTTCTTCCTCTTGACCTTTTTGTTTCCAAGGTTCCATCACCAGCTCCAGCACTGGCTCCCGCCCCGGCTATAATCAAGCCTAAGCCGAAGAAGACGCCGATAGCAGCCAGTCCAAAGACCAGTACTACTACTACTGCTACTCCTACAGTGGTTGTTAATTCTGGTGCAGAGAGTCTGGCAACCCATGGAATATTGGTGCCCATTGGAGTTGCGGTTTTCATTGCAGCATTGTTTTTGTGA